The Peromyscus maniculatus bairdii isolate BWxNUB_F1_BW_parent chromosome 14, HU_Pman_BW_mat_3.1, whole genome shotgun sequence genomic interval ACTCCTAggggttctcctgtctccatcctccatctcttCACAGGAGCCCTGAGATGGTAGGTGCTTGCACTATGCATTCATTtttttgggttctggggattcgaactcagatcctcatggtgTCACAGAAAACATGCTtactcactgagccttctcctcagCTCCAGTATTCCTCATAGAGCATGAACTTGCCTGGAGCTTGGTAGTACCTAGATGACTGTAGTCAAGGCAATAGTTCCAGTATCACCAGGCTTGATGGTTATTGGGCAAATAAAACTTCAAAGGATAAGGAGTCAAAAGAGTGATTCTTCCAAAGACCACTCAGCTTCTGTCCAAGCACCCGAAGGTGTCAAACTCAGTTCCCAGAATAGCTTTGCAATTAGCAAGGCCTTGGTAAGAGTTGGGTTGCTGATATGTTGGGTTTGAAGGCTGGAATTGGAAAGTATTCATTCTTGACTCAATTAAGCAAGTCATTTGAAAAGCTGCTTTCATTTCTAGGTCTCATGGTTTGGTCAGGACTTTTATACTCTTTACTTATAAATTGGGACCAGCTCTACCCTAGACCTTTGCATCATAATGTGTACTTCTGATAATAATGTTTAGGAACGAGTGCCCTAGAAAGTGAAATGCCCTGTCTGACTCTAGTATTTCATATGTTCAGGTGAGGACTCTTCACAGTGACCAGAAACTAGCATGCTCATTAATTACAGTCATATAGAGATCCAAGCCACCTGATTCCCTCAGTGTCTTCTGAAAATACTGTTCATTCATCACACTGCTGCTACTAGCCTTGTTTATTTAACACATGCCATAAAACCAGAATAGCTCAAGGTATCACAATAAGCCCTGCAAGAAAGATATTATTCCTGTTTTACCAGTTGGAGAGTTACATTCATCACAGGTAGTAAAGTTTTCCTTACTCGCATGGTTAAGTCAACAGAGAAGTTAGACTTCTGACCAAAAGTATTCAGAGTCCATGGTTCCTCAACTCCATAACAGTGCTGCTTCTGGTAATAAAACTATAGTTTAAAGCACCGTGGGTCAGATGGCTGTACAGCAATTGACTGACATGCTTTTGCAGTAAGGAAGACTAAAAGATCAAACCATACTGAGGTCAAACAGCAGTGCAAAGGGATAGATGGAAACATAAATTTGTTCACTAAAgccaagacacacatacacacacacacacacacacacacacacacacacacacacacacacacaagttttgaGAAGGTGTAGTCATACTCAGAGACCCTAGATGGATAACTGATtattaagagaataaaaaaattaggGACCACTTTCTGACCTCCCCCAAGCTAACCTTCTATGACACCAGAAGATAAATTTTGAAAGGGAATTCCCCTGAATCTAGCCAATTTACAGGAAATTGTGCAGATTCGACGTCATCTAATGCCTGACAGTGAGCACTCACAGGCAAACATTACTATAAATATGTGTGAAACTTCACACAAAGAAGTTCGTCTTCCCAGTGAGAGCCTGGCTTTAATTGTATGTATGAATATTACCCTCAGAGCATGTAGAAATGGCTAGTATTCCCTGGAAGGCACAGGTTTTTGCTTATGCTAACAAATGATTATCCTCCCTAGCAAAAAACGACTAAACAGTGTTCTGACAAATCAATTTTTCAAAGGCTATTTCTCTTCAGGAGTCAGTATCCCCTGCTCTATTCTGTTAGCAAGTGATAATATGACCAACACTCAATGCCTACAAATTGGGTTCAGAAGATCTTAGAGCCGGAAGGAAGTATATGATAATCTGACCCTGCCTCCAGGCAAAGAAATCATTGTCACTCTTTATATGCGAGTTTCCTTTCAATTACTAAGTGACTTGTCCAAAGTCAGAAGAGACTTGGAAACACAGAATCCTTTGGGTTACCCAGCTGTTGCTGGCAAAAAAGCCTTTTAGATTGTTCCATGGCTGCCCAGTAGATAGCCCTGAGAAGAAATTCTCCAAGAACACCTTTCCTGGGGCCTATGGATCCCCCTTTCCATGATGTTCTTCCCCGCCCTCCCTTCTGGTTTCTGAATGATTCCATTTCCTACAAGTAGAAGCAGCAGGTTCTCGGAACAGTTTTACATCCCCCTTTACACCTCTTCTTCACACCGTCTCCTGCTGGGAAACAGTGGGTATTCAGCAGAGGGTCCCTTTTTTATTGGTGTCCTCCTAAGCTTCCTTGAAAAGCCAACCCTGCTGTAAGCTAAGAGAGCCATCCACTGTTTTTTCAATGCTATGTATGCACCCATACATGCAGAGTGCCCCCTTTGCAAGAAGAGCCAGTGAAGAGAGATGACAGAAGAACAGTCCCTCAGGTTCTGATGGGCTGGATGGGCCAACAAGGGGTGAAGTAGTACAGGGGAGTCTTGGACTGTAAAACAGAGGACCACACAGAAGACAGATTTTCTTCCATAAATATCCTTCAGTGCATAGCCAGAATCTGAAGCTTATACCTGACCCTAAAGGCAAAAGACAGTGGCCCTAAGGCTTTTCCTTCTTTATGATGCTTCCAGTACTCTGGCCATATCGACTTGCCTCATTCAGGTTAGACAAGCCTTGTTCCACAAAATAGCTTATGGATATTTAAAGACATCGCCAAGTTTCAATCAATTTTTCAATTTCCAAATGGAAAGAGTAGTGTCTGGAACCTGGCTGGGCAGCACAACCGCAATGTGATACTGGGGAGAAATGGGCCAATGCCAATTATTTCTTGAGGATATTATGACCAGACTACTATTGCCCTAGAATAGTAAGTTTCCAAACTCATAACCTTTgggatggaagagagaaggagaagcctGTGTACTTTTTCAGCTCTTGCTTGATCACAAGCATTCTCCAAGATCTTGTATAAACTTCTGTTGCCTCACCCACCTCTCTACCGTCCATCATTTTGAGTTTCAGTGGACAAAACATCCTGTGTCCTGTGATCTTGTCACAGGACTCTTTGTCCAGAAACAATTTAGAAATAGGAAACTTAAGGAGGGCTTTGGAGCAGGACATGTCCAGTGGTGTCTGCTGATCCTGCACACCTGTGATGAAAGCAAAGTTTGGGATTAACACAAACACGATGGAGCCGTGTAAGGAGTACAGAGAGAAGTACAGAGAGAGGTGGCGCAGAATGGGCTACGAAGGAATGAAATACAAAAACGTTACTTACACTGTTTCATCATTCTTGAACTCCAGCTCCCCATATGTATCTTCAAAGTCCTCACCACCACCCTTGGCTGTACCTTCTACTGTCCTAAAAGGGACGATGACTGTGCCCCGGGCACCTGATGTCCTCAGAACCTTGACTTCCATAACACCAATACTTTCACTGACGTGAATGGTGTCACATTCGAAAGTGAAAATTCCTGCATGGTCATCATCCAAGATGGTAACGGTGGCTACACAAGGGGAGGCCAGGATGGCCCGAGGCAAGGGAAGACTATTGAGCATTGCTGGAGGCATCCCTTCCTCCAGCTGCTCCTCTTCTACACGGACATTGCTCAGCCTCACAAAGAAGTGTTCATCCTCCTCAAAAATGTCATCGTCAATGATGCCCACCGAGAACTCCTTCTGGGTCTCTCCTGGCTTCAGAACCACCGTGCCCTCTGTGAACTCATAGTCAGCGCCTGCATTGGCAGAGCCGTCCTCTGTTTTATAGTCCACATACATGGTCTTGGATACATCTCCTCCTTTCCTCACCACCGTCAGGAGGACAGCTCCACAGTTCTCCAGGCACTGGTAAGAACATGGGTCAAAGAAGACCTTGGAGGAAAAGTCCTCAGGCTCATCCGTGTGCACCTCACTCATGCTGGAGGTCTTCTTGGCTTGCTCTGCTGCATGCTTCTTAAGTATATTGCCTGCACCAGTCATCATACGGGTGGCTTGGATGCGGTAGAAAGCACGGCTCTTCTGTTGGTGGGAAAGGGCATAGTAATTGGCCATCTCCACCAGCTGATCTAAGTCCTTCTCTGGGTGTTTTTGTTTCAGATCCTTAAGAATCCGGATCATCTCCCTGCGAGATTCATCTACCTCCTTCCCTTCCAAGGGTACCAGGTTCCCATCTAGAAAGTGAGAATTCATCATTTTCCCATCCATCTCAATGCCCTTAGGATGGTCACcctctgtctcaataataatcCCTCGGTGTTTATCGGTGCGGTATTTTTTGTGCATGTACTTGTAGAAGAGCAGTCGCTTATCTGCCAGCCAAGCCAGCAGGACACACACTGGAAAGAAGAAGAGTGTAAGGAGGCCTTCCCAAACCTGGACCACACCAGGAGAGAAGACCGCCAGGATCATATAGAGCCAGATATAGGCAAAGATGCTCCACGCAGCAGTGACAAAGAAGACTCGCAGGTGCTTGATCTTGCGAGTCTCCCCATCTGGGATCACGTAGACACAGATGCCAATGATGATGAACATGTTGAAGGCGGCACTGCCGACGATCGTAGATGGCCCTAGGTCCCCAGCAATGAATCCATGACCACACACCTCAAtcaaagacaggagaatctccgGAGCAGAAGAGCCCAGGGCCATCAGGGTCAGATTGGAGACAGTTTCATTCCAGACCCGAATTGTAGTTGTGCTAGTCTCTCCATTGGGCTTTTTGATAGTCACTTCCCTCTCTTGGGAGGTGATAACTTCAATAGATGCCATGAAGCGGTCAGCAATGATAGATACCCCAAGAAACATGTATATCAGGGCCACAAAATAGACAATGACCCTGGCAATCTTGTCTCCAAGGGAAGGGTTCTCTGGATACCAGATTGGCAGGATGACACCCTCCTTGCAGTCCGATGATCCTGAACAGGACTCATTATTCTGCCCTGCACTGGGCACATCCCCCGAGTCGCCAGCCTCTGCTTGAAGACCATTCAGGAAGAGCACAAAAGTAACCAGCCCAAAATggaggaaggcagaggtgagAGGCTGCAACCGTAACCACGCCATACACAAGACTTAGATTTTGGCTCCACCACAGCACCAATGGTCCTCCTGACAGGCCTGagacctacaaaaaaaaaaaagtagagaggcAGGAAAAGACATGAGAAAAAATGGGGGCAACAAATGGCA includes:
- the Slc8a3 gene encoding sodium/calcium exchanger 3 isoform X2 → MAWLRLQPLTSAFLHFGLVTFVLFLNGLQAEAGDSGDVPSAGQNNESCSGSSDCKEGVILPIWYPENPSLGDKIARVIVYFVALIYMFLGVSIIADRFMASIEVITSQEREVTIKKPNGETSTTTIRVWNETVSNLTLMALGSSAPEILLSLIEVCGHGFIAGDLGPSTIVGSAAFNMFIIIGICVYVIPDGETRKIKHLRVFFVTAAWSIFAYIWLYMILAVFSPGVVQVWEGLLTLFFFPVCVLLAWLADKRLLFYKYMHKKYRTDKHRGIIIETEGDHPKGIEMDGKMMNSHFLDGNLVPLEGKEVDESRREMIRILKDLKQKHPEKDLDQLVEMANYYALSHQQKSRAFYRIQATRMMTGAGNILKKHAAEQAKKTSSMSEVHTDEPEDFSSKVFFDPCSYQCLENCGAVLLTVVRKGGDVSKTMYVDYKTEDGSANAGADYEFTEGTVVLKPGETQKEFSVGIIDDDIFEEDEHFFVRLSNVRVEEEQLEEGMPPAMLNSLPLPRAILASPCVATVTILDDDHAGIFTFECDTIHVSESIGVMEVKVLRTSGARGTVIVPFRTVEGTAKGGGEDFEDTYGELEFKNDETVKTIRVKIVDEEEYERQENFFIALGEPKWMERGISALLLSPEVTDRKLTVEEEEAKRIAEMGKPVLGEHPKLEVIIEESYEFKSTVDKLIKKTNLALVVGTHSWRDQFMEAITVSAAGDEDEDESGEERLPSCFDYVMHFLTVFWKVLFACVPPTEYCHGWACFVVSILIIGMLTAIIGDLASHFGCTIGLKDSVTAVVFVAFGTSVPDTFASKAAALQDVYADASIGNVTGSNAVNVFLGIGLAWSVAAIYWAMQGQEFHVSAGTLAFSVTLFTIFAFVCLSVLLYRRRPHLGGELGGPRGCKLATTWLFVSLWLLYILFATLEAYCYIKGF
- the Slc8a3 gene encoding sodium/calcium exchanger 3 isoform X4 yields the protein MAWLRLQPLTSAFLHFGLVTFVLFLNGLQAEAGDSGDVPSAGQNNESCSGSSDCKEGVILPIWYPENPSLGDKIARVIVYFVALIYMFLGVSIIADRFMASIEVITSQEREVTIKKPNGETSTTTIRVWNETVSNLTLMALGSSAPEILLSLIEVCGHGFIAGDLGPSTIVGSAAFNMFIIIGICVYVIPDGETRKIKHLRVFFVTAAWSIFAYIWLYMILAVFSPGVVQVWEGLLTLFFFPVCVLLAWLADKRLLFYKYMHKKYRTDKHRGIIIETEGDHPKGIEMDGKMMNSHFLDGNLVPLEGKEVDESRREMIRILKDLKQKHPEKDLDQLVEMANYYALSHQQKSRAFYRIQATRMMTGAGNILKKHAAEQAKKTSSMSEVHTDEPEDFSSKVFFDPCSYQCLENCGAVLLTVVRKGGDVSKTMYVDYKTEDGSANAGADYEFTEGTVVLKPGETQKEFSVGIIDDDIFEEDEHFFVRLSNVRVEEEQLEEGMPPAMLNSLPLPRAILASPCVATVTILDDDHAGIFTFECDTIHVSESIGVMEVKVLRTSGARGTVIVPFRTVEGTAKGGGEDFEDTYGELEFKNDETVKTIRVKIVDEEEYERQENFFIALGEPKWMERGISALLLSPEVTDRKLTVEEEEAKRIAEMGKPVLGEHPKLEVIIEESYEFKSTVDKLIKKTNLALVVGTHSWRDQFMEAITVSAGDEDEDESGEERLPSCFDYVMHFLTVFWKVLFACVPPTEYCHGWACFVVSILIIGMLTAIIGDLASHFGCTIGLKDSVTAVVFVAFGTSVPDTFASKAAALQDVYADASIGNVTGSNAVNVFLGIGLAWSVAAIYWAMQGQEFHVSAGTLAFSVTLFTIFAFVCLSVLLYRRRPHLGGELGGPRGCKLATTWLFVSLWLLYILFATLEAYCYIKGF
- the Slc8a3 gene encoding sodium/calcium exchanger 3 isoform X3, with the translated sequence MAWLRLQPLTSAFLHFGLVTFVLFLNGLQAEAGDSGDVPSAGQNNESCSGSSDCKEGVILPIWYPENPSLGDKIARVIVYFVALIYMFLGVSIIADRFMASIEVITSQEREVTIKKPNGETSTTTIRVWNETVSNLTLMALGSSAPEILLSLIEVCGHGFIAGDLGPSTIVGSAAFNMFIIIGICVYVIPDGETRKIKHLRVFFVTAAWSIFAYIWLYMILAVFSPGVVQVWEGLLTLFFFPVCVLLAWLADKRLLFYKYMHKKYRTDKHRGIIIETEGDHPKGIEMDGKMMNSHFLDGNLVPLEGKEVDESRREMIRILKDLKQKHPEKDLDQLVEMANYYALSHQQKSRAFYRIQATRMMTGAGNILKKHAAEQAKKTSSMSEVHTDEPEDFSSKVFFDPCSYQCLENCGAVLLTVVRKGGDVSKTMYVDYKTEDGSANAGADYEFTEGTVVLKPGETQKEFSVGIIDDDIFEEDEHFFVRLSNVRVEEEQLEEGMPPAMLNSLPLPRAILASPCVATVTILDDDHAGIFTFECDTIHVSESIGVMEVKVLRTSGARGTVIVPFRTVEGTAKGGGEDFEDTYGELEFKNDETVKTIHIKVIDDETYEKNKNYFIEMMGPRMVDMSVQKALLLSPEVTDRKLTVEEEEAKRIAEMGKPVLGEHPKLEVIIEESYEFKSTVDKLIKKTNLALVVGTHSWRDQFMEAITVSAGDEDEDESGEERLPSCFDYVMHFLTVFWKVLFACVPPTEYCHGWACFVVSILIIGMLTAIIGDLASHFGCTIGLKDSVTAVVFVAFGTSVPDTFASKAAALQDVYADASIGNVTGSNAVNVFLGIGLAWSVAAIYWAMQGQEFHVSAGTLAFSVTLFTIFAFVCLSVLLYRRRPHLGGELGGPRGCKLATTWLFVSLWLLYILFATLEAYCYIKGF
- the Slc8a3 gene encoding sodium/calcium exchanger 3 isoform X1 gives rise to the protein MAWLRLQPLTSAFLHFGLVTFVLFLNGLQAEAGDSGDVPSAGQNNESCSGSSDCKEGVILPIWYPENPSLGDKIARVIVYFVALIYMFLGVSIIADRFMASIEVITSQEREVTIKKPNGETSTTTIRVWNETVSNLTLMALGSSAPEILLSLIEVCGHGFIAGDLGPSTIVGSAAFNMFIIIGICVYVIPDGETRKIKHLRVFFVTAAWSIFAYIWLYMILAVFSPGVVQVWEGLLTLFFFPVCVLLAWLADKRLLFYKYMHKKYRTDKHRGIIIETEGDHPKGIEMDGKMMNSHFLDGNLVPLEGKEVDESRREMIRILKDLKQKHPEKDLDQLVEMANYYALSHQQKSRAFYRIQATRMMTGAGNILKKHAAEQAKKTSSMSEVHTDEPEDFSSKVFFDPCSYQCLENCGAVLLTVVRKGGDVSKTMYVDYKTEDGSANAGADYEFTEGTVVLKPGETQKEFSVGIIDDDIFEEDEHFFVRLSNVRVEEEQLEEGMPPAMLNSLPLPRAILASPCVATVTILDDDHAGIFTFECDTIHVSESIGVMEVKVLRTSGARGTVIVPFRTVEGTAKGGGEDFEDTYGELEFKNDETVKTIHIKVIDDETYEKNKNYFIEMMGPRMVDMSVQKALLLSPEVTDRKLTVEEEEAKRIAEMGKPVLGEHPKLEVIIEESYEFKSTVDKLIKKTNLALVVGTHSWRDQFMEAITVSAAGDEDEDESGEERLPSCFDYVMHFLTVFWKVLFACVPPTEYCHGWACFVVSILIIGMLTAIIGDLASHFGCTIGLKDSVTAVVFVAFGTSVPDTFASKAAALQDVYADASIGNVTGSNAVNVFLGIGLAWSVAAIYWAMQGQEFHVSAGTLAFSVTLFTIFAFVCLSVLLYRRRPHLGGELGGPRGCKLATTWLFVSLWLLYILFATLEAYCYIKGF
- the Slc8a3 gene encoding sodium/calcium exchanger 3 isoform X6; the encoded protein is MAWLRLQPLTSAFLHFGLVTFVLFLNGLQAEAGDSGDVPSAGQNNESCSGSSDCKEGVILPIWYPENPSLGDKIARVIVYFVALIYMFLGVSIIADRFMASIEVITSQEREVTIKKPNGETSTTTIRVWNETVSNLTLMALGSSAPEILLSLIEVCGHGFIAGDLGPSTIVGSAAFNMFIIIGICVYVIPDGETRKIKHLRVFFVTAAWSIFAYIWLYMILAVFSPGVVQVWEGLLTLFFFPVCVLLAWLADKRLLFYKYMHKKYRTDKHRGIIIETEGDHPKGIEMDGKMMNSHFLDGNLVPLEGKEVDESRREMIRILKDLKQKHPEKDLDQLVEMANYYALSHQQKSRAFYRIQATRMMTGAGNILKKHAAEQAKKTSSMSEVHTDEPEDFSSKVFFDPCSYQCLENCGAVLLTVVRKGGDVSKTMYVDYKTEDGSANAGADYEFTEGTVVLKPGETQKEFSVGIIDDDIFEEDEHFFVRLSNVRVEEEQLEEGMPPAMLNSLPLPRAILASPCVATVTILDDDHAGIFTFECDTIHVSESIGVMEVKVLRTSGARGTVIVPFRTVEGTAKGGGEDFEDTYGELEFKNDETVKTIRVKIVDEEEYERQENFFIALGEPKWMERGISEVTDRKLTVEEEEAKRIAEMGKPVLGEHPKLEVIIEESYEFKSTVDKLIKKTNLALVVGTHSWRDQFMEAITVSAGDEDEDESGEERLPSCFDYVMHFLTVFWKVLFACVPPTEYCHGWACFVVSILIIGMLTAIIGDLASHFGCTIGLKDSVTAVVFVAFGTSVPDTFASKAAALQDVYADASIGNVTGSNAVNVFLGIGLAWSVAAIYWAMQGQEFHVSAGTLAFSVTLFTIFAFVCLSVLLYRRRPHLGGELGGPRGCKLATTWLFVSLWLLYILFATLEAYCYIKGF
- the Slc8a3 gene encoding sodium/calcium exchanger 3 isoform X5; translation: MAWLRLQPLTSAFLHFGLVTFVLFLNGLQAEAGDSGDVPSAGQNNESCSGSSDCKEGVILPIWYPENPSLGDKIARVIVYFVALIYMFLGVSIIADRFMASIEVITSQEREVTIKKPNGETSTTTIRVWNETVSNLTLMALGSSAPEILLSLIEVCGHGFIAGDLGPSTIVGSAAFNMFIIIGICVYVIPDGETRKIKHLRVFFVTAAWSIFAYIWLYMILAVFSPGVVQVWEGLLTLFFFPVCVLLAWLADKRLLFYKYMHKKYRTDKHRGIIIETEGDHPKGIEMDGKMMNSHFLDGNLVPLEGKEVDESRREMIRILKDLKQKHPEKDLDQLVEMANYYALSHQQKSRAFYRIQATRMMTGAGNILKKHAAEQAKKTSSMSEVHTDEPEDFSSKVFFDPCSYQCLENCGAVLLTVVRKGGDVSKTMYVDYKTEDGSANAGADYEFTEGTVVLKPGETQKEFSVGIIDDDIFEEDEHFFVRLSNVRVEEEQLEEGMPPAMLNSLPLPRAILASPCVATVTILDDDHAGIFTFECDTIHVSESIGVMEVKVLRTSGARGTVIVPFRTVEGTAKGGGEDFEDTYGELEFKNDETVKTIRVKIVDEEEYERQENFFIALGEPKWMERGISEVTDRKLTVEEEEAKRIAEMGKPVLGEHPKLEVIIEESYEFKSTVDKLIKKTNLALVVGTHSWRDQFMEAITVSAAGDEDEDESGEERLPSCFDYVMHFLTVFWKVLFACVPPTEYCHGWACFVVSILIIGMLTAIIGDLASHFGCTIGLKDSVTAVVFVAFGTSVPDTFASKAAALQDVYADASIGNVTGSNAVNVFLGIGLAWSVAAIYWAMQGQEFHVSAGTLAFSVTLFTIFAFVCLSVLLYRRRPHLGGELGGPRGCKLATTWLFVSLWLLYILFATLEAYCYIKGF